One Nostoc sp. UHCC 0302 DNA window includes the following coding sequences:
- a CDS encoding GAF domain-containing sensor histidine kinase has protein sequence MLSSPDLSFSQNLPLVVFNQLGELLQQMAQAVGNSALLLTEAVLARIRIPVEWQWQRFTLVVSEQFSALLVGEGEQGGRGAGEQEIYSRLSARFTFNSEAIAFFLSKLRDLFGHDSYTHQNLQRYCQIVGSNDATLQSKFTLLLLEHLLPLQNQEQRELPSVTHPEVYVCQPVEDALKKQISQERLLNQVTTQIRKSLDLPVIMATAITQVREFLELDRLVIYKFEGSKVKSQQCQSDITLLNGIAGCLTEQQSAPCPSAPYPYCGGCIVYEARATDAIPSVLNYQEQNCFTQSSRCWEKYRQGFTLAVNDVEKTYALEECLLNFLRESQVRAKLAAPIIFEDKLWGLLIAHQCSESREWTESEKSLLTSIAEQLAVAIYQSELMRSLRDAARTLTQEKQTLEQRVIERTMALRDALLAAEAASRLRSEFLATISHELLTPLTYVIGMSSTLLRWPLGELSQRQRDYLQTIHDSGEHLLEMINDILDLSQIEAGKTVLNITEFSLMSIAEKTLASLLEKATSEQVKLRLDLQINPQRDRFTADAERVEQIILNLLTNAVKFTPEGGNVILRLWVEDDTAVFQVEDTGIGIPEEQLPLLFEKFQQLDTPYRRRYEGTGLGLALTKQLVELHRGRIEVESTVGIGSIFTVWIPSQAVKVLSADF, from the coding sequence ATGCTTAGTTCTCCTGATTTGAGCTTTTCTCAAAACTTGCCTTTAGTTGTATTTAATCAGCTTGGGGAATTGTTACAGCAGATGGCTCAAGCAGTAGGAAATTCTGCTTTGCTACTTACAGAAGCTGTGCTGGCAAGGATTCGCATACCAGTAGAGTGGCAATGGCAAAGGTTTACACTGGTTGTCTCTGAGCAGTTTAGTGCGCTGTTGGTGGGAGAGGGGGAGCAGGGGGGCAGGGGAGCAGGGGAGCAAGAAATTTACTCAAGACTCAGTGCTAGGTTTACTTTTAATTCAGAAGCGATCGCTTTTTTTCTCTCCAAGTTGCGAGATTTGTTTGGGCATGATTCCTACACTCACCAAAATCTCCAACGCTATTGTCAAATTGTCGGTTCTAATGATGCCACTCTCCAAAGTAAATTTACACTGTTGTTATTAGAACATCTCCTGCCGCTACAAAACCAGGAACAAAGAGAACTTCCAAGCGTAACTCACCCTGAAGTTTATGTTTGCCAGCCAGTAGAAGACGCCCTGAAAAAACAGATTTCCCAAGAACGGCTGTTGAATCAGGTGACAACGCAAATCCGCAAAAGCCTAGACTTGCCAGTGATTATGGCAACGGCAATTACACAAGTGCGTGAGTTTTTGGAATTAGACAGATTAGTAATTTATAAATTTGAGGGTTCAAAAGTCAAGTCTCAACAATGTCAGTCTGATATCACTCTCCTGAATGGAATCGCAGGTTGCTTAACAGAACAGCAGTCTGCACCCTGCCCCTCTGCACCCTACCCCTATTGTGGAGGTTGTATTGTTTATGAAGCCCGTGCTACAGATGCTATTCCCTCAGTATTGAATTATCAGGAACAAAATTGCTTTACACAAAGCTCTCGATGTTGGGAAAAGTATCGCCAAGGCTTTACCTTAGCTGTGAATGATGTCGAAAAAACTTATGCCTTAGAAGAGTGTTTGTTGAATTTTTTAAGGGAAAGCCAAGTCAGGGCAAAGTTAGCAGCACCGATTATTTTTGAAGACAAACTCTGGGGACTGCTGATTGCTCATCAGTGCAGTGAGTCACGAGAGTGGACTGAGAGTGAGAAAAGCTTGCTAACTTCAATAGCCGAACAATTAGCAGTAGCCATTTACCAGTCTGAGTTAATGCGATCTCTGCGAGACGCTGCGCGAACGCTGACTCAAGAAAAACAAACTCTCGAACAAAGAGTGATTGAGCGGACAATGGCATTGCGTGATGCCTTACTCGCCGCTGAAGCTGCTAGTCGCTTGAGAAGTGAGTTCCTTGCTACTATTAGCCATGAATTACTCACGCCTTTAACTTACGTCATTGGGATGTCATCTACGTTGTTACGTTGGCCTTTGGGTGAGTTGAGCCAACGACAGAGAGATTATCTGCAAACAATCCACGACAGTGGAGAACATTTATTAGAAATGATTAATGACATCCTTGATTTGTCGCAAATCGAGGCTGGTAAGACAGTTTTAAATATTACAGAATTTTCTTTGATGAGTATTGCCGAAAAGACTTTGGCATCTCTGTTAGAGAAAGCCACAAGCGAACAAGTCAAGCTGAGACTTGATTTGCAAATCAATCCACAACGCGATCGCTTCACCGCTGATGCAGAGCGCGTAGAACAAATTATCTTGAATTTGTTAACTAATGCCGTTAAATTTACTCCTGAAGGTGGCAATGTGATTTTGCGTCTTTGGGTAGAAGATGATACTGCTGTTTTTCAAGTTGAAGACACTGGGATTGGCATTCCTGAAGAACAATTACCCCTACTGTTTGAAAAATTTCAGCAACTCGATACGCCCTATCGCCGCCGCTACGAAGGCACAGGGCTTGGTTTAGCTTTAACTAAACAACTTGTAGAACTGCATCGTGGACGAATTGAAGTAGAATCCACAGTCGGCATTGGCTCAATTTTTACTGTTTGGATACCGTCTCAGGCTGTGAAAGTCCTGAGTGCTGACTTTTGA
- a CDS encoding succinate dehydrogenase/fumarate reductase flavoprotein subunit: protein MLEHDVIIVGGGLAGCRAAVEIARTDPSLNIAVVAKTHPIRSHSVAAQGGMAASLKNVDTEDSWQAHAFDTVKGSDYLADQDAVAILAQEAPDVVIDLEHMGVLFSRLPDGRIAQRAFGGHSHNRTCYAADKTGHAILHELVNNLRRYGVQVYQEWYVMRLILEEDQAKGLVMFSLLDGHIEVLRAKAIMFATGGYGRVYNTTSNDYASTGDGLAMTAIAGLPLEDMEFVQFHPTGLYPVGVLISEAVRGEGAYLINSEGDRFMKNYAPSRMELAPRDITSRAITYEIRGGRGIHQDGSAGGSFVYLDLRHMGKEKIMSRVPFCWEEAHRLVGIDAVTQPMPVRPTIHYCMGGIPVNTDGRVRSSGDGLVDGFFAAGETSCVSVHGANRLGSNSLLECVVYGKRTGAAIAQYVQKRKLPSVDEQRYQREAQQQIQALLEQPGQYRINQVRQAFQDCMTDYCGVFRTEELMREGLHKLEQLQQQYPQIYLDDKGSCWNTEIVEALELRSLMVVGQTILASALNRQESRGAHFREDYPQRDDTNFLKHTMAYYSPAGIDIQYRPVAITMFEPQERKY from the coding sequence ATGCTGGAACATGATGTGATTATTGTTGGTGGTGGATTGGCGGGATGCCGCGCTGCTGTGGAAATTGCCCGAACTGACCCCAGTTTAAATATTGCGGTGGTTGCCAAAACTCACCCCATTCGTTCCCACTCAGTTGCTGCTCAAGGTGGGATGGCGGCATCGCTGAAAAATGTTGATACTGAGGATAGTTGGCAAGCACACGCTTTTGATACTGTCAAGGGTTCTGATTATTTGGCAGACCAAGATGCGGTAGCAATTTTAGCCCAAGAAGCGCCGGATGTGGTGATTGACTTGGAACACATGGGCGTTTTATTCTCGCGCTTGCCGGATGGTCGCATAGCTCAAAGAGCTTTTGGTGGACATTCTCATAATCGCACTTGTTACGCCGCTGATAAGACTGGTCATGCAATTTTGCACGAATTAGTAAATAACTTGCGACGTTATGGTGTGCAAGTGTATCAAGAGTGGTACGTAATGCGCTTGATTTTGGAAGAGGATCAAGCCAAAGGTTTGGTGATGTTTAGCCTCTTGGATGGGCATATAGAGGTATTGCGGGCTAAAGCAATTATGTTTGCTACTGGGGGCTATGGTCGTGTTTATAATACCACCTCTAATGATTATGCTTCCACTGGTGATGGTCTAGCAATGACTGCGATCGCAGGTTTGCCCCTCGAAGATATGGAATTTGTCCAATTTCATCCCACTGGTTTATATCCAGTAGGAGTGCTGATTTCAGAAGCTGTACGCGGAGAAGGAGCATATCTAATTAATAGCGAAGGCGATCGCTTTATGAAAAACTACGCACCCAGCCGCATGGAACTAGCTCCTCGTGATATTACCTCACGGGCGATCACTTACGAAATTCGCGGCGGTCGTGGTATTCATCAAGATGGCAGTGCAGGCGGGTCTTTTGTCTATCTTGACTTGCGGCACATGGGCAAAGAAAAAATTATGAGCCGCGTTCCCTTCTGCTGGGAAGAGGCACATCGGTTGGTAGGTATTGATGCAGTGACTCAGCCGATGCCAGTCCGCCCGACAATTCACTATTGTATGGGTGGTATCCCAGTTAACACTGATGGTCGAGTTCGCAGTAGTGGCGATGGTTTAGTTGATGGCTTTTTTGCCGCTGGGGAAACTTCTTGCGTTTCTGTACATGGGGCAAATCGCCTCGGTAGTAATTCCCTACTCGAATGTGTTGTTTATGGCAAGCGAACTGGGGCAGCGATCGCTCAATATGTACAAAAACGTAAGTTGCCTTCTGTAGATGAGCAACGTTATCAAAGGGAAGCCCAGCAACAAATCCAAGCTTTGCTAGAACAGCCAGGACAGTATCGTATTAACCAAGTCCGTCAAGCCTTCCAAGATTGTATGACTGATTATTGTGGCGTTTTCCGTACCGAGGAATTAATGCGTGAAGGGTTGCACAAACTTGAACAACTGCAACAGCAATATCCACAAATTTATTTAGATGATAAAGGCAGTTGTTGGAACACAGAGATTGTAGAAGCTTTAGAATTGCGGAGTTTGATGGTAGTCGGGCAAACCATTCTGGCATCAGCCCTAAATCGCCAGGAAAGTCGCGGCGCACACTTCCGCGAAGATTATCCTCAAAGAGATGATACTAATTTCCTCAAACACACAATGGCTTATTATTCACCAGCAGGAATTGACATTCAGTATCGCCCAGTAGCAATTACCATGTTTGAGCCACAGGAGAGGAAGTATTAG
- a CDS encoding metallophosphoesterase family protein codes for MTSAPQLLTDPFLQLPTETSVRVVWFTEFAGAKHIVTYGENLKQAAKASTTKLSRTREDQQSRVANQTQNGQVYQQPVGRNIWRHEAEVAGLTPNVRVNYRVTSVREDGENVSSNIFTLAPTPKANTSLKILLTSDHQLKPMTAANLQKVVETVGQVDGVWFAGDLVNTPDRASEWFDDNQGGALFPGLQGRAKYEMQHNGVKTTYSGGEIIQHAPIFTCIGNHEVMGRFARTRSLNGEFDDTIPRAVAQRFYSGKSLIDNSFNTNTYEEIFTLPTSKEGGKRYYAVSFGDVRLVVLYITNMWRTPKLDAKHKGKYQEAENNLDNPENWGYGQHIFEPIAKGSKQYNWLEEELQSPEFKQAKYKVVMFHHPPHTLGDNIVPAYTDPIQIIERDGTESTIKAVRYEYHKNVDYIIRDVVPLIEAADVQFVFYGHSHLWNRFVSPSGMHFLETSNVGNSYGAAWGDRKREVPIGYQEDYVKLGDPNGLEPVMPSIAPLLGEDGQPLPYIASNDITVFSIFDTAIGTVSSYRFDTRKPDSKVVKFDEFKLK; via the coding sequence ATGACATCAGCACCTCAGTTGCTGACCGATCCATTTTTGCAACTGCCGACTGAAACCTCAGTGAGAGTAGTTTGGTTCACCGAATTTGCTGGTGCTAAACATATAGTTACCTATGGTGAAAATCTGAAGCAAGCTGCCAAGGCAAGTACTACTAAACTCAGTCGCACTCGCGAAGACCAGCAATCAAGAGTAGCAAATCAAACTCAAAACGGACAAGTTTATCAACAACCTGTTGGCCGCAATATTTGGCGACATGAAGCTGAGGTAGCTGGATTAACTCCTAATGTGCGGGTGAACTATCGCGTCACAAGTGTGCGAGAAGATGGTGAGAATGTTAGCAGCAATATTTTTACCCTCGCACCCACCCCAAAAGCAAACACATCACTAAAAATTCTACTTACCTCCGACCATCAGCTTAAACCAATGACAGCTGCAAATCTGCAAAAAGTGGTAGAGACAGTAGGACAAGTGGATGGCGTATGGTTTGCTGGTGATTTAGTCAATACGCCCGATCGCGCTTCAGAGTGGTTTGATGATAATCAAGGTGGCGCGTTGTTTCCCGGTTTACAAGGTCGTGCCAAATATGAGATGCAACACAACGGTGTTAAAACAACCTACAGCGGCGGAGAAATTATTCAACACGCGCCGATATTTACTTGTATTGGCAATCATGAGGTCATGGGACGGTTTGCTAGAACAAGAAGTTTAAATGGTGAATTCGATGATACGATTCCCCGTGCTGTTGCCCAAAGATTTTATAGCGGAAAATCTTTAATAGATAATTCTTTTAACACCAATACTTACGAAGAAATTTTCACCCTACCAACAAGTAAAGAGGGTGGAAAAAGGTATTATGCAGTTAGCTTTGGTGATGTGCGTTTGGTCGTACTGTACATTACTAATATGTGGCGCACTCCCAAATTAGATGCCAAGCATAAGGGCAAATATCAAGAAGCAGAAAATAACTTAGATAACCCGGAAAATTGGGGTTATGGACAGCATATTTTTGAGCCAATAGCTAAAGGCAGCAAGCAGTACAATTGGCTAGAAGAAGAACTCCAAAGCCCTGAGTTTAAACAAGCAAAATACAAAGTTGTGATGTTTCATCATCCACCCCATACTTTGGGTGATAATATCGTTCCTGCCTATACAGATCCAATACAGATAATTGAACGAGATGGCACTGAGTCCACCATTAAAGCAGTGCGTTATGAGTATCATAAAAATGTAGATTATATCATCCGTGATGTTGTGCCGTTAATAGAAGCGGCTGATGTGCAATTCGTATTCTATGGACATTCGCATTTATGGAACCGCTTTGTTAGTCCGAGTGGAATGCACTTTTTGGAAACATCTAACGTTGGTAACTCTTACGGTGCTGCTTGGGGTGATAGAAAGCGAGAAGTACCAATTGGATATCAAGAGGATTATGTTAAATTAGGCGACCCCAACGGGTTAGAACCTGTAATGCCATCAATTGCGCCTTTATTAGGTGAAGATGGTCAGCCGCTGCCATATATTGCTAGTAATGACATCACAGTTTTTAGTATCTTCGATACGGCAATCGGTACAGTTAGCAGCTATCGTTTTGATACCCGCAAGCCAGATTCAAAAGTTGTGAAATTTGATGAATTTAAGTTGAAATAA